A window of the Egibacter rhizosphaerae genome harbors these coding sequences:
- the fliG gene encoding flagellar motor switch protein FliG: protein MTADVLQRSQSTALARRSDDVSVREFSRSQKAAAVLLSVGPEVSAQVLQHMTEEEVEQVAYEVATLGDLSPAELRPILEEFQSEALAHGHLVSGGEAHAREMLRKFRGERGDEIVDRVLATVQTSPFYFLRQHAPDEILQQLRDEHPQTIALVTSHLPPKFSARILAELDSETQREVALRVALIDRTSPEVIKRVEATLKQRLGDFARRQDSERGGVQELAGMLNQSDRGTEQSILTGLEERDPELAEQVRQLMFVFEDVTTLDDRAVQEVLRQVDMQKVAVAMKGVADEVKDVILRNLSERARATLEEELELLGPVRVKEVEEAQTEIVQKIRQLEEEGQIVIQRGEGEFVE from the coding sequence GTGACCGCCGACGTGCTCCAGCGCAGCCAGTCCACGGCGCTCGCCCGCCGGTCGGACGACGTGTCCGTGCGCGAGTTCAGCCGGAGCCAGAAGGCCGCGGCGGTCCTGCTGTCGGTCGGGCCCGAGGTGTCGGCCCAGGTGCTGCAGCACATGACCGAGGAGGAGGTCGAGCAGGTGGCCTACGAGGTCGCGACGCTCGGCGACCTGAGCCCCGCGGAGCTGCGCCCGATCCTCGAGGAGTTCCAGTCGGAGGCGCTCGCGCACGGGCACCTGGTGTCCGGTGGGGAGGCGCACGCTCGCGAAATGCTGCGGAAGTTCCGTGGCGAGCGAGGCGACGAGATCGTCGACCGGGTACTCGCGACCGTGCAGACCTCCCCGTTCTACTTCCTGCGTCAGCACGCACCGGACGAGATCCTGCAGCAGCTGCGCGACGAGCACCCGCAGACGATCGCGCTCGTCACCAGCCACCTCCCCCCGAAGTTCAGCGCGCGCATCCTCGCCGAGTTGGACAGCGAGACCCAGCGTGAGGTCGCGCTGCGGGTCGCGTTGATCGACCGGACCAGCCCCGAGGTGATCAAGCGGGTCGAGGCGACCCTCAAGCAACGGCTCGGCGACTTCGCGCGGCGCCAGGACAGCGAGCGGGGCGGCGTGCAGGAACTCGCGGGGATGCTCAACCAGTCCGACCGCGGGACCGAGCAGTCGATCCTCACCGGCCTCGAGGAGCGCGACCCCGAGCTCGCCGAGCAGGTCCGCCAGCTCATGTTCGTCTTCGAGGACGTCACGACCCTCGACGACCGCGCGGTGCAGGAGGTCCTGCGCCAGGTCGACATGCAGAAGGTCGCGGTGGCGATGAAGGGCGTCGCGGACGAGGTCAAGGACGTGATCCTGCGCAACCTCTCGGAGCGCGCCCGCGCCACCCTCGAGGAGGAGCTGGAGCTGCTCGGCCCCGTCCGGGTCAAGGAGGTCGAGGAGGCGCAGACCGAGATCGTGCAGAAGATCCGCCAGCTCGAGGAAGAGGGCCAGATCGTGATCCAGCGTGGGGAGGGGGAGTTCGTTGAGTAG
- a CDS encoding FliI/YscN family ATPase, with protein MSSLLTPAEPGYHVSGAVARVAGHEVELRGLRLAVGDAVTVHSAGGDREAEVVALASEGARALVLGDPEGLARGDRVSAGNAAATAPVGDALLGRVIDGLGRPIDGKGPLTQGGSLAREGSLAREGSLAQGGSLAQVPLQASPPSPLERQRIDEPLPTGVRVLDALCTVGRGQRVGVFAGSGVGKSTLLSMMVRGTSADRNVVALVGERGREVREFVEDELGPDGLARSVVVVSTSDEAPLLRLRASQIATRIAESFADDGADVLLCLDSLTRLATAQREVGLAAGEPPTARGYTPSVFTMLPRLLERAGPRRHGTVTGFYTVLVDGDDHNDPIADAARSILDGHVVLDRALAQRGRYPAVDPLASLSRLADAVRTAEQHEAATNARAALAAAAEVRDLVEVGAYQPGSNPRADRGLAIEPDLVDFLRQGIHEPAPYDDTWALLAELAARFTAPAEPEQGRTA; from the coding sequence GTGAGCTCGCTGCTGACCCCGGCCGAGCCCGGCTACCACGTCAGCGGGGCGGTCGCACGCGTCGCCGGCCACGAGGTCGAGCTGCGCGGCCTGCGCCTGGCCGTCGGTGACGCCGTCACCGTGCACTCGGCGGGCGGTGACCGCGAGGCCGAGGTGGTCGCGCTGGCGAGCGAGGGCGCGCGGGCGCTCGTGCTCGGCGACCCCGAGGGCCTCGCGCGCGGGGACCGCGTGAGCGCCGGCAACGCCGCAGCGACCGCGCCGGTCGGCGACGCGCTGCTCGGACGGGTCATCGACGGTCTCGGCCGTCCGATCGACGGCAAGGGCCCACTGACGCAGGGGGGTTCGCTGGCGCGGGAGGGTTCGCTGGCGCGGGAGGGTTCGCTGGCGCAGGGGGGTTCGCTGGCGCAGGTGCCGCTGCAGGCGTCGCCCCCGTCGCCGCTGGAGCGGCAGCGCATCGACGAGCCGCTCCCGACCGGGGTGCGGGTGCTCGACGCGCTCTGCACCGTCGGCCGCGGGCAACGGGTCGGCGTGTTCGCGGGCTCGGGTGTCGGGAAGTCGACCCTGCTCTCGATGATGGTCCGCGGCACGTCCGCCGACCGCAACGTCGTCGCGCTCGTGGGGGAGCGCGGGCGTGAGGTCCGCGAGTTTGTCGAGGACGAGCTCGGCCCGGACGGGCTCGCCCGCTCGGTGGTCGTCGTGTCGACCAGCGACGAGGCACCCCTGTTGCGGCTGCGTGCGAGCCAGATCGCGACGCGCATCGCCGAGTCGTTCGCCGACGATGGTGCGGACGTGCTCCTCTGCCTCGACAGCCTCACCCGGTTGGCGACCGCCCAGCGCGAGGTGGGACTGGCCGCCGGCGAGCCGCCGACCGCCCGCGGTTACACGCCGTCGGTCTTCACGATGCTGCCGCGGCTGCTGGAACGCGCCGGGCCGCGCCGCCACGGCACCGTGACCGGCTTCTACACGGTGCTGGTCGACGGCGACGACCACAACGACCCGATCGCCGACGCCGCCCGCTCGATCCTGGACGGCCACGTCGTCCTGGACCGCGCGCTGGCCCAGCGGGGCCGCTATCCGGCGGTCGACCCGCTCGCGAGCCTCTCGCGCCTCGCGGACGCCGTGCGCACCGCCGAGCAGCACGAGGCGGCGACGAACGCGCGCGCCGCGCTCGCGGCCGCCGCCGAGGTCCGCGACCTCGTCGAGGTCGGTGCGTACCAGCCCGGCAGCAACCCGCGTGCCGACCGCGGGCTCGCCATCGAGCCGGACCTCGTGGACTTCCTGCGCCAGGGGATCCACGAGCCCGCCCCGTACGACGACACGTGGGCGCTGCTGGCGGAGCTCGCCGCCCGCTTCACGGCACCCGCCGAGCCTGAGCAAGGACGGACGGCATGA
- a CDS encoding lytic transglycosylase domain-containing protein yields MISGIGLAGGMPTPPGGMPGMSSGGVSDVNARMSAIKERFVAPAAFGAAFEAALEAERAGEVERAEAAEAGAEGDVAGDGADAGGDGQRGDDELTVAGRSGDGDVAMAGRSGDGDVAVAGRSGDGDVAVAGRSVDGAGSSNRNGPRGVTLADAGPGAQMVHSAGLPAWLDPDAPILGQGPTAPSLGGSGAADVLLERVRSGLAGAEGGQPTWVSAFGESAREWAPEISAAAAEAGIDDRLLAALVEAESGFRADAVSHAGAIGLAQLMPGTADALGVDPRDPVDNLRGGAQYLREQLDRFGSVEEALAAYNAGPHRVQQAGGIPNITETQNYVRTVTDRYAQL; encoded by the coding sequence GTGATCTCGGGAATCGGTCTGGCCGGGGGCATGCCCACGCCCCCCGGGGGGATGCCGGGCATGTCGTCGGGTGGGGTCTCCGACGTCAACGCTCGGATGAGCGCCATCAAGGAGCGCTTCGTGGCGCCCGCCGCGTTCGGGGCGGCGTTCGAGGCCGCGCTCGAGGCCGAGCGGGCCGGTGAGGTCGAGCGCGCCGAGGCCGCCGAAGCCGGCGCCGAGGGTGATGTCGCGGGCGATGGCGCGGATGCTGGCGGGGACGGCCAGCGGGGCGACGACGAGCTGACGGTGGCGGGGCGCTCGGGCGACGGTGACGTGGCGATGGCCGGGCGCTCGGGCGACGGTGACGTGGCGGTGGCCGGGCGCTCGGGCGACGGTGACGTGGCGGTGGCCGGGCGCTCGGTCGACGGCGCCGGGTCGAGCAACCGCAACGGCCCACGCGGGGTCACGCTGGCGGACGCCGGCCCGGGAGCCCAGATGGTGCACAGTGCGGGCCTGCCCGCGTGGCTCGATCCCGACGCCCCCATCCTGGGTCAGGGACCGACGGCCCCGTCCCTGGGCGGGTCCGGCGCGGCCGATGTCCTGCTCGAGCGCGTCCGTTCAGGCCTCGCCGGTGCCGAGGGGGGCCAGCCGACCTGGGTCTCGGCCTTCGGGGAGAGCGCGCGGGAGTGGGCTCCGGAGATCTCGGCGGCCGCGGCGGAGGCCGGTATCGACGACCGTCTGCTCGCAGCGCTGGTCGAGGCCGAATCCGGATTCCGGGCGGATGCCGTCAGCCACGCCGGCGCGATCGGGCTCGCCCAACTCATGCCCGGGACGGCCGACGCGCTCGGCGTCGATCCGCGCGACCCGGTCGACAACCTGCGCGGAGGTGCTCAGTACCTGCGCGAACAGCTCGACCGCTTCGGCTCGGTCGAGGAGGCGCTCGCCGCCTACAACGCCGGCCCTCACCGCGTCCAGCAGGCCGGTGGGATCCCCAACATCACCGAGACCCAGAACTACGTCCGCACGGTGACCGACCGCTATGCGCAGCTATAG
- a CDS encoding flagellar hook assembly protein FlgD, whose amino-acid sequence MPIDPTGGAAAGITAGGAAGPGGAGQNASSNSLGDLDDEAFLQLLVAQMRYQDPMEPADHTQMLQQTAMFTQVEALQKVTESQQQLLGMGQTQMANDMIGHDVTAEIPGEGTVTGMVEAVRYTDQGPMLRMADGEVPLQYVMEVRAVDATPPPAEPPEEPEEGDDVADPEGDDVVESDESDEADEPLDA is encoded by the coding sequence ATGCCAATCGACCCCACCGGAGGCGCGGCCGCCGGAATCACCGCGGGAGGTGCCGCCGGGCCGGGTGGAGCGGGCCAGAACGCCTCCTCCAACTCGCTGGGCGATCTCGACGACGAGGCATTCCTGCAGCTCCTCGTCGCGCAGATGCGCTACCAGGACCCGATGGAGCCCGCCGACCACACCCAGATGCTCCAGCAGACCGCGATGTTCACGCAGGTCGAGGCGCTGCAGAAGGTGACCGAGTCCCAGCAGCAGTTGCTGGGCATGGGCCAGACGCAGATGGCCAACGACATGATCGGCCACGACGTGACCGCCGAGATCCCGGGCGAGGGGACGGTCACCGGGATGGTCGAAGCCGTCCGTTACACCGATCAGGGACCGATGCTGCGGATGGCCGACGGCGAAGTGCCGTTGCAGTACGTGATGGAGGTCCGAGCGGTCGACGCGACGCCGCCGCCGGCGGAGCCGCCCGAGGAGCCCGAGGAGGGCGATGACGTCGCGGACCCCGAGGGCGATGACGTCGTCGAGTCCGACGAGTCCGACGAGGCCGACGAGCCGCTCGACGCGTGA
- the flgF gene encoding flagellar basal-body rod protein FlgF, which produces MFAGVSGLRSHQEMMDVVGNNISNVNTHGFKSERATFQDALYQTQRGATTGEELDGGGEGGVNPLQIGLGANLASVDTNFGQGSFEMTGRATDVAIDGEGFFVVDTDEGEAYTRAGIFDFDGAGNLVDRNGNTVMGASGEGDIDGEDLEAITIDPDTLSELRDVSVQRNGVISGRDGDGDEEIIGTIATADFTNPGGLERDGGSLFRPTGAEGDMAVGAPGEDGRGALEGGVLEMGNVDLADEFTKLITAQRGFQANSRTITTSDELLQELVNLKR; this is translated from the coding sequence ATGTTCGCCGGCGTCAGCGGCCTGCGCAGTCACCAGGAGATGATGGACGTCGTCGGCAACAACATCTCGAACGTCAACACGCACGGGTTCAAGTCCGAGCGCGCGACGTTCCAGGATGCCCTGTACCAGACCCAGCGCGGCGCGACCACGGGCGAGGAGCTCGACGGCGGCGGAGAGGGCGGGGTGAACCCGCTGCAGATCGGCCTCGGGGCGAACCTGGCGTCGGTCGACACGAACTTCGGGCAGGGCTCGTTCGAGATGACCGGCCGGGCCACCGACGTCGCGATCGACGGCGAGGGCTTCTTCGTCGTCGACACCGACGAGGGCGAGGCGTACACCCGCGCCGGCATCTTCGACTTCGACGGGGCCGGCAACCTCGTCGACCGCAACGGCAACACCGTCATGGGGGCCAGCGGCGAGGGCGACATCGACGGCGAAGACCTGGAAGCCATCACGATCGACCCGGATACCCTCAGTGAGCTGCGGGACGTCTCCGTGCAGCGCAACGGGGTCATCTCGGGTCGCGACGGCGACGGGGACGAGGAGATCATCGGCACCATCGCCACCGCGGACTTCACCAACCCCGGGGGGCTCGAGCGCGACGGGGGCTCGCTGTTCCGCCCGACCGGCGCCGAGGGCGACATGGCGGTCGGCGCTCCGGGCGAGGACGGCCGCGGAGCGCTCGAGGGCGGGGTGCTCGAGATGGGCAACGTCGACCTCGCCGACGAGTTCACCAAGCTCATCACCGCCCAGCGCGGGTTCCAGGCGAACTCGCGGACCATCACCACCAGCGACGAGCTGCTCCAGGAGCTCGTGAACCTCAAGCGCTGA
- a CDS encoding flagellar FlbD family protein has product MIVVHRLKGEPFVINADLIAMVESAPDTIVRLVDGRSAHVRETPDEVVEAVIAFRAAVLRAADEHRGTPAARTTRNLTVLTGDEA; this is encoded by the coding sequence GTGATCGTCGTGCATCGCCTGAAGGGCGAGCCCTTCGTCATCAACGCGGATCTGATCGCAATGGTCGAGTCCGCGCCGGACACGATCGTCCGGCTCGTCGACGGCCGCTCGGCACACGTCCGCGAGACCCCCGATGAGGTCGTCGAGGCCGTCATCGCGTTCCGCGCCGCCGTGCTGCGGGCCGCTGACGAGCACCGCGGGACCCCTGCTGCTCGCACGACCCGCAATCTGACCGTGCTTACGGGCGACGAGGCGTAG
- a CDS encoding motility protein A codes for MALFIGGIALIFVAIGIAMVIDGNALSVLLSMSSFVLVFFATLGAGVMAYRPTELRKIPTIMKSGLKQQPSDLDATVTQLAAMADVARREGMLALEARLDEVEDPSIRQALQLVVDGLDAEAVREMVEIDISAVEQRHTANIGFFQALGGYAPTFGMVGTVIGLINMLQNLTNPEQLGVGMALALLTTLYGVMLANVVFIPFATRLQRLSEAEIRTREAALDGIIALQGGISPRLLVERLETYLPPERRIGYQERANRPARTAAAEEAA; via the coding sequence ATGGCTCTCTTCATCGGCGGTATCGCGCTGATCTTCGTCGCGATCGGGATCGCCATGGTGATCGACGGCAACGCGCTGTCGGTGCTGCTGTCGATGTCGAGCTTCGTGCTGGTGTTCTTCGCCACGCTGGGCGCTGGCGTGATGGCCTACCGTCCGACCGAGCTCCGCAAGATCCCGACGATCATGAAGTCGGGACTCAAGCAGCAGCCCTCCGACCTCGACGCGACCGTCACACAGCTGGCGGCGATGGCCGACGTCGCGCGGCGCGAGGGGATGCTCGCCCTGGAGGCCCGCCTCGACGAGGTCGAGGACCCCAGCATCCGGCAAGCGCTGCAGCTGGTCGTGGACGGGCTCGACGCCGAGGCCGTCCGCGAGATGGTGGAGATCGACATCTCGGCGGTCGAGCAACGGCACACGGCGAACATCGGCTTCTTCCAGGCGCTCGGTGGCTACGCGCCGACGTTCGGGATGGTCGGCACGGTCATCGGCCTGATCAACATGCTCCAGAACCTCACGAACCCCGAGCAGCTCGGGGTGGGCATGGCCCTCGCGCTGCTCACCACCCTCTACGGCGTGATGCTCGCCAACGTCGTGTTCATCCCGTTCGCGACCCGGCTGCAGCGGCTCAGCGAAGCGGAGATCCGCACCCGCGAGGCCGCCCTGGACGGCATCATCGCGCTGCAAGGGGGCATCAGTCCGCGGTTGCTCGTCGAGCGCCTCGAGACCTACCTGCCGCCCGAGCGGCGGATCGGCTACCAGGAGCGCGCGAACCGGCCGGCGCGCACTGCCGCGGCGGAGGAGGCCGCCTGA
- a CDS encoding OmpA/MotB family protein, translated as MSPRTTPRQRRQRVGDGNRWLQTYADAMTLLLAFFVILYAMSEIDVIEFEAFIRGLEVPFGNPATSEGVLDAGDSIVGDVDAPSDPLEEAIRITENLPVDPSEGDADEDEEEDLEGGEENEDEGVDEIDAEQAASQAEVDRDLDQLREVRQIVEESLAEAGYPDVADFRLTERGLVMSISADDVLFDVLSTDIKDEGLEVIDAIATPLEGAPNDVLVEGHTDDQLIARTDYSNWNLSTDRAVAVLSVLFEDYEIGEERLGAAGYGEHRPRVPNDSEENQALNRRVDILVVAQSAD; from the coding sequence ATGTCTCCTCGGACGACCCCGAGGCAGCGGCGCCAGCGGGTCGGGGACGGCAACCGCTGGCTGCAGACCTACGCGGACGCGATGACGCTGCTGCTCGCCTTCTTCGTGATCCTCTACGCGATGAGCGAGATCGACGTCATCGAGTTCGAAGCGTTCATCCGCGGCCTGGAGGTGCCCTTCGGCAATCCCGCCACCAGCGAGGGGGTCCTCGACGCGGGCGACTCGATCGTCGGCGACGTCGATGCGCCCAGCGACCCGCTGGAGGAGGCGATCCGCATCACCGAGAACCTCCCGGTCGACCCCTCCGAGGGGGACGCCGACGAGGACGAGGAGGAGGACCTCGAGGGCGGCGAGGAGAACGAGGACGAGGGCGTCGACGAGATCGACGCCGAACAGGCCGCCAGCCAGGCCGAGGTGGACCGCGATCTCGATCAGCTGCGCGAGGTCCGGCAGATCGTCGAGGAGTCGCTCGCCGAGGCCGGGTACCCGGACGTCGCGGACTTCCGGCTCACCGAACGGGGGCTCGTCATGTCCATCTCGGCCGACGACGTGCTCTTCGACGTCCTGTCCACCGACATCAAGGACGAGGGTCTCGAGGTGATCGACGCGATCGCCACGCCGCTGGAGGGCGCCCCGAACGACGTGCTCGTCGAAGGACACACCGACGATCAGCTGATCGCGCGCACGGACTACTCGAACTGGAACCTCTCGACCGACCGTGCGGTCGCGGTGCTCTCGGTCCTCTTCGAGGACTACGAGATCGGCGAGGAGCGACTCGGGGCCGCCGGTTACGGCGAGCACCGGCCGCGCGTGCCGAACGACAGCGAGGAGAACCAGGCACTGAACCGCCGCGTCGACATTCTCGTCGTCGCGCAGAGCGCGGACTAA
- a CDS encoding flagellar basal body-associated FliL family protein has product MARTVQEMRQQQAQEPDEGPEQGGPSRARRILRIVLVVLLVLAVTGAAAYWTVLRSGDDEAAAEESEESEEPEEGEVVEVAEMTANLAGGDLRFARVGIALVLEEGREAAEVEGRFPLMQDAALDELAAMTPEELTSEEGVAQLRDRLTDRAHEIYDEGEVVRVALTELIIQ; this is encoded by the coding sequence ATGGCCAGGACGGTCCAGGAGATGCGCCAACAGCAGGCGCAGGAGCCCGACGAGGGGCCGGAGCAGGGTGGACCGAGCCGAGCGAGACGGATCCTGCGGATCGTGCTCGTCGTGTTGCTGGTGCTCGCGGTGACCGGCGCTGCGGCCTACTGGACCGTGCTGCGTTCGGGCGATGACGAGGCCGCGGCGGAGGAGTCCGAGGAGTCCGAGGAGCCCGAGGAGGGCGAGGTCGTCGAGGTCGCCGAGATGACCGCGAACCTCGCCGGCGGGGACCTGCGGTTCGCGCGGGTGGGCATCGCCCTCGTGCTCGAGGAGGGGCGCGAGGCGGCCGAGGTCGAGGGACGGTTCCCGCTGATGCAGGACGCCGCGCTCGACGAGCTCGCCGCGATGACCCCCGAGGAGCTGACCAGCGAGGAGGGGGTCGCGCAGCTGCGGGACCGTCTCACCGACCGGGCCCACGAGATCTACGACGAGGGGGAGGTCGTTCGGGTCGCGTTGACCGAGCTGATCATTCAGTAG